In Numidum massiliense, a single genomic region encodes these proteins:
- a CDS encoding discoidin domain-containing protein: MKVAQRQHIFLLVLIACLLVTSVLPVTAATAKNADHTFQSAQDVLDFISDKQPEISPDGKSVILPASPDPQYEVSLFGSDNQQIIARDLSFYQPISDMNVNVLYKVTNKGDSKDVAVSAEDIPVKVKGKHSAKSGDNPIPNVIPGLREWKGHRGEFKLSKKSRLVVDRSAADSIVDEANLIRNYFKKMLDKDIPVAVGAKPKKGDIYLTINPSQKHLGNEGYTLDITDQIVVSAPKPQGINYGGMSITQILYQSKDKLTLPKGIARDYPKYEVRSGMLDVGRMYIPLQYVQEMAEYMAWFKLNELQMHINDFRAGANYEAFRVESKQYPEINAKDGYYPQEEYIVFQKEMKKYGIDVVTEIDTPYHAESFRAVNADMMLKRGALDITTPEKRALVYPFIESLFDEFLGTSPKDENRVVQSTKFHIGTDEYDKAYSEQMRHYTDHFINYVNGKGYETRLWGSLGKNGFDGDTPVSSEATMNIWAPYWSDVKEMYALGYDVINTAGGDLYIVPLGNAGFPDYLDIKDKYDTWEVNNFWSAYRMGGKGGATMPFAHPQTKGAEFALWNDLTAYTGGLSSYDIFDRMKDAVMLVSEKTWYGEKTAGQTADQFMKRVKAVQNKTPLSNPARFVESKTPIVLKYDFESVNKGIVKDVTSNGYDAKLKGGKIVDSRGGKTFQLDGNSYLELPVSGIGYPYSVAFDIKLDEGSRDDATLFSGKDGAFYLTVDETGKLGYERNEPTSENSKTKFENYTFRHDYALPENKWHHVLLIGDNKETALYVDGKKVSTAKQVNKLGGRANDSTSFVLPLEQIGKGVKGEIDNITLMNQALTNSLKKNVAYRQKVTASSEYDQTQKVAHITDGNFGTRWGSQYKGISEEEKDNQWVLVEFDQPYQLHEVKLHWEAARAKKYKLLVSTDGETFEEVYNHTYDPGHGLLDTIPLDANVKYLKVAMSERATQYGYSIFQLEAFGAVDFKDGEKLIDEAEELLDLVPQEAGGAKEREQLVAAKDELKTFLSEADKDLFTYDVLTGQLNDRLDDFKRSIVVPRNVARGQKVTASSEYNDAQKASHLTDGDFGTRWGSQYKGISEEEKDNQWVMVELDDRYDLDTVKIYWETARAEKYDVFLSNDGKTFEKVYTHRHDPKKGNIDVIGLQDVHAKNAKFLKVAMSKRATKYGYSIYEIEAYHFAAAKRSIREAERLLQDVPAELGGEFERAELSAALEELQTYLARQDIGFEYHLLNSQLAKKVAFFKKSIAMSADKIKASVERFEAEGEFKNHGAASALSAHITTVSRFEEKGEVAKVVKHTKKFTEMLDQQKKKELISEKAYDALREDAEWLLLKWQ, translated from the coding sequence ATGAAAGTCGCACAACGGCAACACATCTTTCTCCTAGTCCTAATCGCCTGTCTCCTCGTGACGAGTGTACTCCCGGTTACAGCAGCAACAGCGAAAAATGCCGATCACACATTCCAAAGTGCCCAAGACGTTCTCGATTTCATCAGTGACAAGCAACCAGAAATTTCCCCAGACGGAAAATCCGTCATTCTACCTGCTTCTCCCGATCCGCAGTATGAAGTATCCTTATTCGGCTCAGACAATCAACAAATTATTGCGCGAGATTTAAGCTTTTACCAGCCGATTAGTGACATGAATGTAAACGTTTTATACAAAGTGACGAACAAAGGGGATAGCAAAGACGTCGCTGTATCCGCTGAGGACATTCCAGTGAAAGTGAAAGGTAAGCACAGTGCCAAATCCGGCGATAATCCCATTCCGAATGTCATCCCCGGCTTACGGGAATGGAAAGGTCATCGTGGGGAATTCAAGCTGTCTAAAAAATCCCGTCTCGTTGTCGACCGATCCGCAGCTGATTCGATCGTGGACGAAGCTAACCTCATAAGGAACTATTTTAAAAAAATGTTGGACAAGGACATTCCGGTCGCGGTTGGCGCTAAGCCAAAAAAAGGGGACATTTACTTAACGATCAACCCTTCGCAAAAGCATTTAGGGAACGAAGGATACACCCTCGACATAACGGATCAAATTGTCGTTAGTGCCCCTAAGCCTCAAGGAATCAATTACGGTGGCATGTCGATCACGCAAATTTTGTACCAATCGAAAGATAAACTAACCCTCCCGAAGGGCATCGCCCGGGACTATCCGAAGTACGAGGTACGATCCGGCATGTTGGACGTCGGTAGAATGTACATCCCGCTCCAGTATGTGCAAGAGATGGCTGAATATATGGCGTGGTTTAAACTGAATGAGCTGCAAATGCACATTAACGACTTTCGGGCGGGGGCAAACTACGAAGCCTTTCGCGTAGAAAGTAAACAGTACCCAGAAATCAATGCGAAAGACGGCTATTACCCGCAAGAAGAATACATTGTGTTTCAAAAGGAGATGAAAAAATACGGCATTGACGTCGTCACCGAAATTGATACGCCGTATCACGCGGAAAGTTTTCGAGCAGTGAACGCGGACATGATGTTGAAGCGCGGAGCGCTAGACATCACCACACCGGAAAAACGGGCTCTCGTTTACCCGTTTATCGAATCGCTCTTTGATGAGTTTCTTGGGACAAGCCCCAAGGACGAGAACCGTGTCGTGCAAAGCACGAAATTCCATATCGGAACAGACGAATACGATAAAGCGTATTCGGAACAGATGCGTCATTATACGGACCACTTCATCAACTACGTCAACGGGAAAGGTTATGAAACGAGGCTGTGGGGTTCCCTCGGAAAAAACGGTTTTGACGGCGATACACCAGTGAGCAGTGAAGCGACGATGAACATTTGGGCGCCCTACTGGTCAGACGTGAAAGAAATGTACGCGTTAGGTTACGATGTGATCAATACTGCCGGAGGCGACTTATATATCGTGCCCCTCGGCAATGCAGGTTTTCCCGATTACTTAGATATAAAGGACAAATACGATACCTGGGAGGTCAACAATTTTTGGTCCGCCTATCGAATGGGAGGAAAAGGTGGTGCGACGATGCCTTTTGCTCATCCGCAAACGAAAGGCGCTGAGTTCGCATTGTGGAACGATTTAACCGCCTACACAGGAGGGCTATCGAGCTATGACATTTTTGACCGGATGAAAGATGCCGTTATGCTCGTGTCGGAAAAAACGTGGTACGGGGAAAAAACGGCGGGGCAAACGGCCGATCAATTTATGAAACGCGTCAAAGCGGTGCAAAACAAAACGCCTTTGTCCAATCCGGCCAGGTTTGTCGAATCGAAGACGCCGATCGTGCTTAAATACGATTTTGAATCCGTGAACAAAGGGATCGTGAAAGATGTAACAAGTAACGGCTACGATGCGAAACTAAAAGGCGGCAAGATTGTCGACAGCCGCGGTGGAAAAACGTTCCAACTCGATGGGAATAGCTACTTGGAACTGCCGGTTTCGGGGATTGGGTACCCGTACAGTGTGGCCTTTGACATTAAGTTAGATGAAGGTTCCCGTGACGACGCGACACTTTTTTCCGGCAAAGATGGCGCCTTCTATTTAACTGTCGACGAGACGGGGAAGTTGGGCTACGAAAGAAATGAGCCGACATCGGAAAATAGCAAAACCAAGTTCGAAAATTATACGTTTCGTCACGATTATGCCCTTCCGGAGAACAAGTGGCATCACGTCCTGTTGATTGGTGACAACAAAGAAACCGCGTTGTACGTCGACGGGAAAAAAGTGTCAACTGCTAAGCAAGTGAACAAGTTGGGAGGGCGCGCGAATGACTCCACATCCTTCGTGTTACCTTTAGAACAAATCGGAAAAGGAGTCAAAGGTGAGATCGACAACATCACCTTAATGAATCAGGCGCTTACGAACAGCTTAAAAAAGAATGTCGCTTACCGACAAAAAGTGACTGCTTCCTCGGAATACGACCAGACGCAAAAAGTGGCACACATCACCGACGGCAATTTCGGGACTCGCTGGGGGTCGCAGTACAAAGGCATCTCCGAAGAGGAGAAAGACAATCAATGGGTGCTAGTCGAATTTGACCAACCGTATCAATTACACGAAGTGAAGCTTCACTGGGAAGCGGCGCGAGCGAAAAAGTACAAGCTACTCGTTTCCACCGACGGGGAAACGTTTGAGGAAGTGTATAACCACACGTACGATCCCGGGCACGGGCTGCTGGACACGATTCCGTTGGACGCCAATGTGAAGTATTTGAAAGTCGCGATGTCGGAAAGGGCAACTCAGTATGGCTACAGTATCTTTCAGTTAGAAGCTTTTGGCGCGGTCGACTTCAAAGATGGAGAAAAGCTAATCGACGAAGCTGAGGAATTGCTCGATCTCGTTCCGCAAGAAGCAGGTGGTGCCAAGGAAAGAGAGCAGTTAGTAGCGGCTAAAGACGAGTTAAAAACATTTTTATCCGAAGCAGATAAAGATTTATTCACTTACGACGTATTGACGGGGCAGCTCAACGACCGACTGGACGATTTTAAACGATCGATCGTCGTTCCGCGCAATGTGGCTCGCGGACAAAAAGTGACGGCCTCTTCGGAATACAACGATGCCCAAAAAGCGTCTCACCTCACGGATGGCGATTTTGGCACGCGGTGGGGATCGCAGTACAAAGGTATTTCCGAAGAAGAGAAAGACAACCAATGGGTCATGGTCGAGTTAGACGATCGGTACGATTTGGACACGGTAAAAATTTATTGGGAAACGGCCCGTGCGGAAAAATATGATGTATTCCTTTCCAATGACGGGAAAACGTTTGAAAAGGTGTATACCCACAGGCACGACCCAAAAAAAGGAAACATTGACGTGATCGGTTTGCAGGACGTCCACGCCAAGAATGCTAAGTTTTTAAAGGTGGCAATGTCTAAACGGGCGACGAAGTACGGGTACAGCATCTATGAGATTGAAGCGTACCATTTTGCCGCTGCAAAAAGGTCGATCCGAGAGGCGGAACGTTTGCTGCAAGACGTACCTGCCGAACTGGGCGGTGAGTTTGAACGGGCTGAGCTATCCGCTGCGCTGGAAGAGTTGCAAACATACTTGGCGAGGCAAGACATTGGCTTCGAGTATCACCTGTTAAACAGCCAACTGGCAAAGAAGGTCGCTTTCTTCAAGAAATCGATCGCTATGAGTGCCGATAAAATAAAGGCGAGTGTGGAGCGTTTCGAGGCGGAGGGTGAGTTTAAGAACCACGGAGCCGCGAGTGCCTTATCGGCTCACATAACCACTGTCAGTCGTTTTGAGGAAAAAGGGGAGGTAGCGAAAGTCGTCAAGCATACGAAGAAGTTTACAGAGATGCTCGACCAGCAGAAGAAAAAAGAATTGATTTCGGAGAAGGCGTATGATGCGCTGAGGGAAGATGCGGAATGGTTGCTTTTGAAGTGGCAATAA
- the nagE gene encoding N-acetylglucosamine-specific PTS transporter subunit IIBC: MMKYFQRLGRSLMLPVAVLPAAAVLMGIGYWIDPSGWGSGSAFAAFMIKAGSAIIDNIPILFAVGVALGMAKERDGSAALSGLVAFLVVTTLLSTDTVALLQGIKPEAVDPAFAKIGNAFIGILSGIIAANMYNRFSHVRLPDALAFFSGKRLVPIMSSVAMLAASVVLFFVWPVIYTWLVTFGTSISKLGAVGAGLYGFFNRLLIPTGLHHALNSVFWFDVAGINDIGNFWANEGVKGITGMYQAGYFPIMMFGLPAAALAMYHTAKSKRKKQAASLMLAAGFAAFFTGVTEPLEFSFMFLAPALYVVHAILTGLSLAIAALFHWTAGFGFSAGFVDFVLSSRLPMANQPYMLIVQGLVFAVIYYFLFRFLIVKFDLATPGREPDTVDDNGTVAGAGVGAGATAGADASRAPAAGSATGDKTAQLAAEIYAALGGDANVVSVDNCTTRLRVEVNDMDAVDQQQIRNTGVPGINVVGKHSIQVIVGTQVQFVADEIIKMRS; the protein is encoded by the coding sequence ATGATGAAGTATTTTCAGCGACTCGGTCGTTCATTAATGCTGCCGGTTGCCGTTTTGCCAGCTGCGGCCGTGTTAATGGGTATCGGTTATTGGATTGACCCGTCAGGTTGGGGGTCGGGCAGTGCGTTTGCCGCGTTCATGATCAAAGCAGGGTCAGCCATTATTGACAATATCCCTATTTTGTTTGCCGTCGGGGTTGCGTTGGGGATGGCAAAAGAAAGGGACGGTTCAGCCGCACTTAGTGGTTTAGTAGCTTTCCTCGTTGTGACAACGCTTCTTTCGACTGACACCGTCGCGTTGTTGCAAGGCATTAAACCAGAAGCGGTCGATCCAGCCTTTGCAAAAATCGGTAATGCGTTTATCGGGATTCTATCTGGTATTATCGCCGCCAATATGTACAATAGGTTCAGTCATGTCAGGCTCCCGGATGCGTTAGCTTTCTTTAGCGGGAAACGACTCGTGCCGATTATGTCTTCGGTGGCGATGTTAGCCGCATCTGTCGTGCTGTTTTTCGTCTGGCCAGTCATTTATACTTGGTTAGTCACTTTCGGTACGTCGATTAGTAAACTAGGTGCCGTCGGTGCCGGGTTATACGGTTTCTTCAACCGACTGCTCATTCCGACCGGGTTACACCATGCACTTAACTCTGTCTTTTGGTTTGACGTCGCAGGCATTAACGATATCGGTAACTTCTGGGCCAATGAAGGGGTCAAAGGGATTACCGGAATGTATCAGGCCGGCTACTTCCCGATCATGATGTTTGGTTTACCTGCTGCCGCGCTGGCGATGTACCATACGGCGAAATCAAAGCGGAAAAAACAAGCAGCTTCATTAATGTTAGCGGCAGGCTTCGCGGCTTTCTTTACCGGTGTAACTGAGCCGCTCGAGTTTTCCTTCATGTTCTTAGCACCGGCCTTGTATGTCGTGCATGCCATCTTGACCGGTTTGTCCTTAGCGATCGCCGCCCTCTTTCACTGGACAGCAGGATTTGGCTTTAGCGCCGGCTTCGTCGACTTCGTGCTCAGTTCGCGATTGCCAATGGCGAACCAACCCTATATGTTAATCGTGCAAGGGCTCGTGTTTGCGGTCATCTACTACTTCCTGTTCCGCTTTCTAATCGTTAAGTTCGACCTAGCGACACCGGGGCGTGAACCAGATACCGTAGATGACAATGGGACCGTTGCAGGAGCAGGCGTAGGAGCAGGAGCCACAGCGGGTGCAGATGCAAGTCGCGCGCCAGCAGCGGGCAGTGCAACAGGTGACAAAACGGCACAACTAGCTGCAGAAATTTATGCCGCCTTGGGCGGAGATGCGAACGTCGTGTCTGTCGACAATTGTACGACGCGGCTAAGAGTTGAAGTGAACGACATGGATGCTGTCGACCAACAACAAATTAGAAACACAGGCGTACCAGGCATTAATGTTGTCGGCAAACATAGCATTCAAGTCATCGTAGGGACACAAGTGCAGTTCGTTGCCGATGAAATCATTAAGATGCGTAGTTAA
- a CDS encoding PRD domain-containing protein, translating to MKIKKILNNNAVVVMDGDQEKIAIGAGIAFNKRKNDVVSAHKIEKIFVMRENEKLQQLLSRIPVEHFTISEEIISYAEETLGTKLSEHIHLVLTDHLSFAIEREKQGISLKNKLLHEIKILYKKEFEIGLWAIRHIEEKCRVAMPVDEAAFIALHIHTMKPQAGDFRETIRQTTIIRDMVQTIKHFLNITIEEDDIAYQRLITHLRFALERMKHYELHTLDDEMMDMIKKKFPLAYECALEVKKHLLSAYGVDLPEQELGYITLHIERLRQP from the coding sequence ATGAAAATAAAGAAGATCTTGAATAACAACGCGGTCGTCGTCATGGACGGTGATCAGGAGAAAATTGCCATTGGAGCCGGAATTGCGTTTAACAAACGAAAAAATGACGTCGTTAGCGCACACAAAATCGAAAAGATTTTCGTCATGCGGGAGAACGAGAAGCTGCAGCAACTTTTGAGCCGCATCCCGGTTGAGCATTTTACGATTTCGGAAGAAATTATTTCGTATGCTGAGGAGACGCTCGGAACGAAGCTGTCGGAACATATCCACCTTGTGCTCACGGACCACCTTTCCTTTGCAATTGAACGAGAAAAGCAAGGTATTAGTCTAAAAAATAAGTTGTTACACGAAATTAAAATTTTATACAAAAAGGAATTCGAGATTGGGCTATGGGCGATTCGGCACATCGAAGAAAAGTGTCGCGTCGCCATGCCGGTCGATGAAGCGGCTTTTATCGCTCTGCACATTCATACGATGAAGCCGCAAGCGGGCGATTTTCGCGAGACGATTCGGCAGACGACGATCATTCGGGACATGGTGCAAACGATCAAGCACTTTTTGAACATTACGATTGAAGAAGACGACATTGCTTACCAGCGTCTCATTACGCATTTGCGCTTTGCCTTGGAGAGAATGAAGCATTACGAACTGCATACGCTCGACGATGAAATGATGGATATGATTAAGAAGAAATTCCCTCTTGCTTACGAGTGTGCGCTCGAAGTAAAAAAGCATCTGCTGTCAGCTTACGGCGTCGATCTGCCGGAGCAAGAGTTGGGCTATATTACGCTACACATCGAAAGATTAAGACAACCGTAA
- a CDS encoding PTS sugar transporter subunit IIA, which produces MLFNLFKKETLKIYAPVNGEVIPLEEVPDPVFSQKMMGEGVAVIPEGGDICAPVDGTVILVADTQHAIGIRSKDGTEVLVHVGLETVALEGKGFDVLVQKGDDVSAGQRLMAVDWEYIRTNAESTITPIVITNGQETGKQYTFTGDKKGVAGETVIATSAK; this is translated from the coding sequence ATGTTATTCAATCTGTTTAAAAAGGAAACCCTAAAAATATATGCGCCAGTTAACGGAGAGGTTATTCCGCTCGAGGAAGTGCCCGATCCCGTCTTCAGTCAAAAAATGATGGGCGAAGGCGTTGCTGTCATTCCAGAAGGTGGCGACATATGCGCCCCAGTCGACGGGACCGTCATTTTAGTCGCGGACACGCAGCACGCGATCGGCATTCGTAGCAAGGACGGCACGGAAGTTCTCGTTCACGTCGGTTTAGAGACGGTCGCTTTAGAAGGAAAAGGGTTTGACGTCCTCGTACAGAAGGGCGATGACGTTTCTGCCGGACAGCGACTGATGGCCGTCGATTGGGAATATATTCGTACAAACGCGGAAAGCACCATTACGCCGATCGTCATTACGAATGGCCAAGAGACTGGTAAGCAGTACACGTTTACCGGGGACAAGAAAGGTGTCGCGGGCGAGACGGTTATTGCAACTTCTGCCAAATAG
- a CDS encoding 3-hydroxyacyl-CoA dehydrogenase, which produces MDYKHVTVAGSGVLGSQIAFQTAFKGFDVTVYDINDEALLGAKERINRLKHPYEKDLGATEEELDAAYNRISFSSDLAKSVAEADLVIEAIPEVVQIKKDFYTKLGKLAPEKTVFATNSSTLLPSQFAEATGRPEKFLALHFANNIWVNNTAEVMKHPGTDMNVFDDVMAFSRAIGMVALPLYKEQSGYILNSLLVPLLESAQLLLLREVSDPETIDKTWMIATGAPFGPFGILDIVGIETAYNIVQAKAKATGNEEFAKLAELMKTEYIDQGKLGRETGEGFYTYPNPSFAQPDFLKN; this is translated from the coding sequence ATGGACTACAAACATGTTACTGTTGCCGGCAGCGGTGTGTTAGGCAGTCAAATTGCGTTTCAAACGGCTTTCAAAGGATTCGATGTTACTGTATACGACATTAATGACGAAGCGTTGCTAGGTGCTAAAGAAAGAATTAACCGATTGAAGCACCCTTATGAAAAAGATTTAGGAGCGACCGAAGAAGAACTCGACGCGGCCTACAATCGGATCTCCTTCAGTAGCGATTTGGCAAAATCGGTTGCAGAAGCAGATCTCGTCATTGAAGCGATTCCGGAAGTTGTGCAAATTAAGAAGGATTTTTACACAAAACTAGGGAAATTAGCGCCGGAAAAGACCGTTTTTGCCACAAACTCTTCGACGTTACTGCCGAGCCAATTTGCGGAGGCGACAGGTCGACCGGAAAAGTTTTTGGCGTTACATTTCGCGAACAATATTTGGGTCAACAATACGGCTGAAGTAATGAAACACCCGGGAACGGATATGAACGTGTTTGACGACGTGATGGCATTTTCCCGGGCGATCGGCATGGTTGCCTTGCCGTTGTACAAAGAGCAGTCCGGTTATATATTGAATTCGTTACTAGTTCCCTTGTTGGAATCTGCGCAGCTGCTGTTGTTGCGCGAGGTTTCTGACCCGGAGACGATCGATAAGACGTGGATGATCGCCACGGGGGCTCCGTTCGGTCCGTTTGGTATTTTGGACATTGTCGGTATCGAGACCGCATATAATATCGTGCAGGCCAAGGCGAAGGCGACAGGTAATGAAGAGTTTGCAAAACTGGCTGAGTTAATGAAGACGGAGTACATCGACCAAGGGAAGCTCGGCCGGGAAACAGGAGAAGGATTTTATACCTACCCGAACCCGAGTTTTGCCCAGCCAGACTTTTTGAAAAACTAG